One genomic segment of Hordeum vulgare subsp. vulgare chromosome 2H, MorexV3_pseudomolecules_assembly, whole genome shotgun sequence includes these proteins:
- the LOC123430554 gene encoding subtilisin-like protease SBT3.17 yields the protein MAAEPEQAAAAQEVAVHIVYVYRPEDADPEEFHIRTLSPVLGSEEKVRDAVLYHYKHTASGFSTKLTAEQVEDL from the exons ATGGCGGCCGAGCCGGAGCAGGCGGCCGCGGCGCAGGAGGTGGCCGTGCACATCGTCTACGTCTACCGCCCCGAGGACGCCGACCCCGAGGAGTTCCACATCCGCACCCTCTCCCCCGTCCTCGGCAG CGAGGAGAAGGTCAGGGACGCGGTGCTCTACCACTACAAGCACACCGCCAGCGGCTTCTCTACGAAGCTCACCGCTGAGCAGGTCGAGGACCTCTAG